A region from the Phycodurus eques isolate BA_2022a chromosome 12, UOR_Pequ_1.1, whole genome shotgun sequence genome encodes:
- the heg1 gene encoding protein HEG isoform X2: MKTWLQEPVLGLFLWGLAFALLRPLGAGTPINSSPDAGTTVVYSPSSINEASDTEYGFTSTSPNSESSSPSQEDLLLTHSADTEQPQTLRETSTRVLETIRGSTEPFTSTLVGTSSEASSSSRDWRDALRTQNLPYVSAGVSNTAMLSWMSTEDSSLLRGSPDSQLRLRDAVSSPSQTQVLTDSIFTSTTISRAGERTLLSVTSSSSNNITSSSSVFTEGSSSDQPPSTWSIPSIGRAETEDYTHSAPSTTSEETRDRSLTQSSFPETSKGTQTLVGPPNATEHQQMLTSEATSHSTPRMSSTNQSNESFPSTPPVLPPVRSPTLMSYQESSVEPSTESSTGTVSFSTQSLSQSTEERSSKSEEESVGFIFTTAPPLISSTNNQSDAHKESTEVFITATAVTITERSEKTEEDTSTSSVSTSSPLLLATSASRLSSTTIRSTPESPTQTIIPSLTSTTSAPTLAQQSSAAPTTPVSHTGRAPSSPTGVAKPTDITTSKLETSTGTLGLTTPTQSRHTAAPSTHSSPTRSTEALYTTHKQTERVTTGGVTTTTPTHVLPTKAAPTRDPCVSNPCMNGGTCISYELGQVTCRCQQAWTGPTCNQDMDECEKDPCPVGSRCVNTRGSFSCECPLGFDLEDGRMCTKVKTFLGTFSVNRVSHDPNIFNSATLHEIQREIIQLLNASLSHLRGYSRTTLRKKEHDGVHITAINMFSSSSDVTTAEVYNSVQMSLKNCSSSQSHCHVMLHHRLTYHVESLCVAQKVQCNPERSTCSDVSGNAQCQCLPGYYKHNLDDLSCLECGDGYKLENGTCVPCMFGFGGFNCGNFYKLIAVVVSPAGGALLLILIIALIVTCCKRDKNDLNKIIFKSGDLQMSPYADFSKSNRISMEWGRETIEMQENGSTKNLLQMTDIYYSPALRNADLERNGLYPFTGLPGSRHSCIYPAQWNPSFLSDDSRRRDYF, from the exons ATGAAAACGTGGTTGCAGGAGCCCGTCCTCGGCTTGTTCCTGTGGGGGCTCGCGTTCGCTCTACTGCGGCCCCTCGGGGCAGGGACCCCCATTAACAGCAGCCCGGATGCGGGGACGACCGTCGTTTACTCCCCGAGCAGCATCAATGAAGCGAGCGACACGGAGTACGGGTTCACTTCCACTTCACCCAACAGTGAGAGTTCAAGCCCATCCCAGGAGGACCTGCTGCTCACACACTCTGCGG acaCTGAGCAACCCCAAACCCTGAGAGAAACAAGTACCAGGGTACTGGAGACGATTCGTGGATCCACTGAGCCATTCACCTCCACTCTGGTTGGCACATCCTCTGAGGCCAGCAGTAGCAGCAGAGACTGGAGGGATGCCTTACGAACCCAAAACCTGCCTTACGTCTCCGCTGGTGTGTCCAACACAGCGATGTTGTCCTGGATGTCGACAGAGGACTCCAGCCTGCTGCGGGGCAGCCCGGATTCCCAACTGCGTCTAAGAGACGCCGTATCCTCCCCTTCGCAGACCCAAGTCCTCACAGACAGCATCTTCACCTCGACCACCATCAGCCGGGCTGGAGAGCGGACTCTGCTGTCTgtcacctcctcttcctcaaaCAACAttacctcctcctcttcagtaTTTACAGAGGGCTCCAGCTCTGATCAACCGCCCTCGACTTGGAGTATTCCATCAATTGGGCGAGCAGAGACTGAGGACTACACCCACAGTGCACCGTCCACCACGAGTGAAGAAACCAGAGACCGCTCACTCACTCAGTCGTCATTTCCCGAGACTTCCAAAGGAACCCAAACCCTCGTTGGACCTCCTAATGCCACTGAGCATCAACAAATGCTAACATCAGAGGCTACTTCACACTCGACACCTAGGATGTCCAGCACCAACCAATCCAATGAATCCTTCCCATCTACACCCCCAGTTTTACCGCCCGTTAGGAGCCCCACCCTCATGTCCTACCAGGAGTCCAGCGTGGAACCCTCCACTGAATCTTCTACCGGGACCGTCAGCTTCAGCACACAAAGCCTCAGCCAGAGCACAGAGGAGAGATCATCCAAGAGCGAAGAGGAAAGTGTGGGCTTTATATTCACCACAGCTCCCCCACTGATCAGTAGCACCAATAATCAGTCTGATGCCCACAAGGAATCAACTGAGGTCTTCATTACCGCCACAGCAGTCACCATTACTGAGAG ATCTGAAAAAACAGAGGAGGATACAAGTACATCAAGTGTCTCTACTAGCAGCCCTCTGCTACTGGCCACCTCAGCTTCCAGGCTCAGTAGCACAACCATTAGGTCCACTCCAGAGTCTCCCACCCAGACAATCATCCCGTCGTTAACCTCCACAACTAGTGCCCCCACCCTGGCTCAGCAGAGCTCTGCAGCCCCTACCACTCCCGTCTCCCACACCGGCCGAGCCCCCTCGTCACCAACCGGGGTTGCCAAGCCCACCGACATCACCACCTCGAAGCTGGAAACGAGCACGGGGACTTTAGGCCTCACCACGCCGACCCAAAGCCGACATACTGCTGCTCCTTCCACCCACAGCAGCCCAACGAGGAGCACAGAGGCTCTGTACACCACTCACAAACAAACTGAGAGAGTAACCACAGGGGGAGTGACGACAACAACACCCACTCATGTCTTACCCACTAAGGCAGCTCCAACAA GAGACCCTTGTGTGTCAAACCCATGTATGAACGGAGGGACATGCATAAGTTATGAGCTGGGTCAAGTCACTTGCCGGTGTCAACAGGCCTGGACGGGGCCCACTTGCAACCAGG ATATGGATGAGTGTGAGAAGGACCCCTGTCCTGTTGGCTCCAGATGTGTAAACACGAGAGGTTCCTTCAGTTGTGAGTGTCCACTGGGCTTTGACCTTGAGGATGGACGCATGTGCACTAAag TAAAGACCTTTTTGGGAACATTCAGTGTGAACAGAGTTTCACATGACCCTAATATCTTCAACAGCGCCACCCTGCATGAGATCCAGAGGGAGATCATTCAGTTG CTAAACGCCTCCTTGTCCCATCTCAGAGGTTACAGCCGCACCACTCTCCGTAAGAA AGAACACGACGGCGTTCATATAACAGCCATCAACATGTTCTCCAGCTCCTCCGATGTGACCACTGCGGAAGTCTACAACAGTGTCCAGATGTCTCTGAAAAATTGCAGCTCTTCACAGTCTCACTGCCATGTGATGCTTCACCACCGACTCACTTATCATG TGGAGAGTCTTTGTGTGGCCCAGAAAGTTCAGTGCAACCCTGAACGTTCCACCTGCTCTGATGTCAGCGGCAATGCCCAATGCCAATGTCTACCAGGTTATTACAAACACAACCTTGATGACCTGTCCTGCTTAG AATGTGGGGATGGCTACAAGCTGGAAAATGGCACCTGTGTTCC GTGCATGTTTGGATTTGGAGGATTCAACTGTGGAAATT TTTACAAgctgattgcagttgttgtatCGCCTGCGGGGGGCGCCCTGCTCCTTATCCTCATCATTGCGCTCATCGTCACTTGCTGCAA GAGAGACAAGAATGACCTCAACAAGATCATCTTCAAGAGTGGTGACCTGCAGATGTCTCCATACGCAGACTTTTCCAAGAGCAATCGCATCTCCATGGAGTGGGGCCGGGAGACCATCGAAATGCAAGAGAACGGCAGCACCAAGAACTTGCTGCAGATGACTGACATTTACTATTCT CCCGCCTTGCGAAACGCTGATCTGGAGCGAAATGGCTTGTACCCGTTCACAGGTCTACCGGGATCTCGCCACTCATGTATCTACCCTGCCCAGTGGAACCCATCCTTCTTAAGTGACGATTCACGCCGCAGAGACTACTTCTAA
- the slc12a8 gene encoding solute carrier family 12 member 8, producing the protein MESLPVGWTVHACDQDGDGAGLLKGGNSSSTNPHEHDLFHEDAQQSSQPWWRIKIFVWEPLLFGTWDGVFTTCMINIFGVVLFLRTGYLVGNTGVLLGMLLVSMVVLFALVTVMSGIGVCEYCGVGSGGVYSMISTVLGGRVGGTVGLLYVFGQCVAGAMYITGFSESVADLLGLQSEWTVRGMSAAVFLALLGINLAGVKWIVRLQLLLLAVLAVSTLDFVIGTFTHLDPAHGFIGYSVGLLSRNTLPDYSPGENFFTVFGVFFPAATGVMSGFNMSSDLQRAEHNIPLGTLTAVFTSWFLYLVFVFLLGAICSREALRYDFLIAEKVSLVGFLFLLGLYVSSLASCMGGLYGAPRILQCIAQERVIPALAFLRRGKGPNKTPVAAICLTSLLSMAFVFIGQVNVLAPIVTINFMLTYSFIDYSYFCVVMNFQLKNEDKSTQARSSQRRFTRQTSEPLIEVTAPEYGSGGESPQRKGTLIEFTRDMDRIFPSTSNGVSGPEKTLQGRSTSKEAKKKLMDSFGLELSSSVFADEQAQPQKVPELGQTQACHGEKDPSSGPHCTGASRYKWYSLSLNLSVTGGKAEQQDLEIKPLPDSVYTKFSNHWIALIGALSSLLIMFVIQWVYALANILVALLLFFYIGKTSPGLHKGVAARYSFVMWLKSTLNSIWRRRASPRDEIVVTPSLSGVGLKTKQLTEENADFASRNRYHRSSFIKRDEIVQPPHG; encoded by the exons CAGTCCAGTCAGCCATGGTGGAGAATCAAAATCTTTGTGTGGGAGCCGCTTCTCTTTGGAACCTGGGATGGTGTCTTCACCACGTGCATGATTAACATCTTTGGTGTTGTCTTGTTCCTCCGTACTGGCTACTTAGTG GGCAACACAGGTGTGCTGCTCGGGATGCTTCTGGTGTCCATGGTGGTTCTATTTGCTTTGGTCACAGTGATGTCTGGGATTGGAGTGTGTGAGTACTGCGGGGTGGGCAGTGGAGGTGTGTACTCCATGATCTCCACAGTCCTTGGGGGCAGGGTGGGGGGCACTGTAGGCCTCCTCTATGTGTTTGGACAG TGTGTCGCCGGAGCCATGTACATCACAGGCTTTTCTGAGTCGGTGGCAGACCTGCTGGGTCTTCAGAGCGAGTGGACAGTGCGAGGCATGTCAGCTGCAGTATTTCTTGCCCTTCTTGGAATCAACCTGGCAGGTGTCAAGTGGATTGTGCGACTCCAACTGCTGTTGCTGGCGGTGCTAGCCGTCTCCACCCTGGACTTTGTCATTGGCACCTTCACGCACCTTGACCCAG CACATGGTTTCATTGGTTATTCTGTTGGTCTGCTCAGCCGCAACACACTACCTGATTACAGCCCAGGAGAAAATTTCTTCACAGTCTTCGGGGTCTTCTTCCCTGCTGCTACAG gtgttaTGTCAGGCTTCAACATGAGCTCAGACCTGCAGCGGGCCGAACACAACATCCCTTTGGGAACACTGACAGCTGTTTTCACCTC GTGGTTCCTGTATCTGGTCTTTGTCTTCCTCCTTGGGGCCATATGTTCCAGAGAAGCTCTGCGCTACGACTTCTTGATAGCAGAAAAG GTCTCCTTGGTGGGTTTCCTGTTTCTGCTGGGCCTCTACGTGTCCTCCCTGGCTTCCTGCATGGGCGGCCTTTACGGAGCGCCTAGGATCCTGCAGTGCATTGCCCAAGAGAGGGTCATCCCTGCGCTGGCCTTTCTGAGAAGAGGG AAAGGCCCTAACAAGACTCCTGTGGCAGCGATCTGTCTGACCAGCCTGCTGAGCATGGCCTTTGTTTTCATCGGCCAGGTCAACGTGCTGGCACCCATCGTCACCATCAACTTCATGCTCACCTACAGCTTTATTGACTACTCCTACTTCTGTGTGGTCATGAACTTCCAGTTGAAGAACGAAGACAAAAGCACCCAGGCCCGAAGCAGCCAGCGGAGATTCACCAGACAGACCTCCGAGCCTTTGATTGAGGTCACTGCTCCTGAATATGGCAGCGGAGGAGAAAGTCCACAGAGGAAAGGCACTTTGATCGAGTTCACCAGGGACATGGATCGGATCTTTCCTTCGACCTCCAATGGAGTTTCTGGACCTGAGAAAACCTTACAAGGAAGGAGCACAAGCAAGGAAGCCAAGAAGAAGCTAATGGACAGTTTTGGCTTGGAGCTGAGCAGCAGCGTGTTTGCAGATGAGCAAGCTCAGCCTCAGAAAGTACCTGAATTGGGACAAACTCAAGCCTGTCATGGTGAAAAAGATCCATCTTCTGGGCCTCACTGCACAGGTGCTTCACGCTATAAATGGTACT caTTATCTCTTAACCTTTCAGTCACTGGAGGTAAAGCAGAGCAGCAGGACTTAGAAATCAAACCCTTGCCCGACTCAGTCTACACAAAGTTTAGCAACCACTGGATAGCTCTTATAGGT GCGTTGAGCTCCCTGTTGATCATGTTTGTTATTCAGTGGGTTTATGCACTAGCAAACATACTCGTTGCCCTGCTGCTCTTCTTCTACATTGGTAAAACCAGCCCAGGACTACACAAAG GTGTGGCGGCTCGATACAGTTTTGTCATGTGGCTCAAATCAACATTAAACAGCATTTGGAG GAGGAGGGCGTCTCCCAGAGATGAGATCGTAGTGACACCATCTCTGTCGGGGGTCGGCCTGAAAACTAAGCAGCTGACGGAGGAAAATGCTGACTTTGCGTCTCGCAACCGCTACCACCGGTCATCGTTCATCAAGAGGGATGAGATAGTGCAACCGCCACATGGGTGA
- the heg1 gene encoding protein HEG isoform X1 yields MKTWLQEPVLGLFLWGLAFALLRPLGAGTPINSSPDAGTTVVYSPSSINEASDTEYGFTSTSPNSESSSPSQEDLLLTHSADTEQPQTLRETSTRVLETIRGSTEPFTSTLVGTSSEASSSSRDWRDALRTQNLPYVSAGVSNTAMLSWMSTEDSSLLRGSPDSQLRLRDAVSSPSQTQVLTDSIFTSTTISRAGERTLLSVTSSSSNNITSSSSVFTEGSSSDQPPSTWSIPSIGRAETEDYTHSAPSTTSEETRDRSLTQSSFPETSKGTQTLVGPPNATEHQQMLTSEATSHSTPRMSSTNQSNESFPSTPPVLPPVRSPTLMSYQESSVEPSTESSTGTVSFSTQSLSQSTEERSSKSEEESVGFIFTTAPPLISSTNNQSDAHKESTEVFITATAVTITERSEKTEEDTSTSSVSTSSPLLLATSASRLSSTTIRSTPESPTQTIIPSLTSTTSAPTLAQQSSAAPTTPVSHTGRAPSSPTGVAKPTDITTSKLETSTGTLGLTTPTQSRHTAAPSTHSSPTRSTEALYTTHKQTERVTTGGVTTTTPTHVLPTKAAPTTGDPCVSNPCMNGGTCISYELGQVTCRCQQAWTGPTCNQDMDECEKDPCPVGSRCVNTRGSFSCECPLGFDLEDGRMCTKVKTFLGTFSVNRVSHDPNIFNSATLHEIQREIIQLLNASLSHLRGYSRTTLRKKEHDGVHITAINMFSSSSDVTTAEVYNSVQMSLKNCSSSQSHCHVMLHHRLTYHVESLCVAQKVQCNPERSTCSDVSGNAQCQCLPGYYKHNLDDLSCLECGDGYKLENGTCVPCMFGFGGFNCGNFYKLIAVVVSPAGGALLLILIIALIVTCCKRDKNDLNKIIFKSGDLQMSPYADFSKSNRISMEWGRETIEMQENGSTKNLLQMTDIYYSPALRNADLERNGLYPFTGLPGSRHSCIYPAQWNPSFLSDDSRRRDYF; encoded by the exons ATGAAAACGTGGTTGCAGGAGCCCGTCCTCGGCTTGTTCCTGTGGGGGCTCGCGTTCGCTCTACTGCGGCCCCTCGGGGCAGGGACCCCCATTAACAGCAGCCCGGATGCGGGGACGACCGTCGTTTACTCCCCGAGCAGCATCAATGAAGCGAGCGACACGGAGTACGGGTTCACTTCCACTTCACCCAACAGTGAGAGTTCAAGCCCATCCCAGGAGGACCTGCTGCTCACACACTCTGCGG acaCTGAGCAACCCCAAACCCTGAGAGAAACAAGTACCAGGGTACTGGAGACGATTCGTGGATCCACTGAGCCATTCACCTCCACTCTGGTTGGCACATCCTCTGAGGCCAGCAGTAGCAGCAGAGACTGGAGGGATGCCTTACGAACCCAAAACCTGCCTTACGTCTCCGCTGGTGTGTCCAACACAGCGATGTTGTCCTGGATGTCGACAGAGGACTCCAGCCTGCTGCGGGGCAGCCCGGATTCCCAACTGCGTCTAAGAGACGCCGTATCCTCCCCTTCGCAGACCCAAGTCCTCACAGACAGCATCTTCACCTCGACCACCATCAGCCGGGCTGGAGAGCGGACTCTGCTGTCTgtcacctcctcttcctcaaaCAACAttacctcctcctcttcagtaTTTACAGAGGGCTCCAGCTCTGATCAACCGCCCTCGACTTGGAGTATTCCATCAATTGGGCGAGCAGAGACTGAGGACTACACCCACAGTGCACCGTCCACCACGAGTGAAGAAACCAGAGACCGCTCACTCACTCAGTCGTCATTTCCCGAGACTTCCAAAGGAACCCAAACCCTCGTTGGACCTCCTAATGCCACTGAGCATCAACAAATGCTAACATCAGAGGCTACTTCACACTCGACACCTAGGATGTCCAGCACCAACCAATCCAATGAATCCTTCCCATCTACACCCCCAGTTTTACCGCCCGTTAGGAGCCCCACCCTCATGTCCTACCAGGAGTCCAGCGTGGAACCCTCCACTGAATCTTCTACCGGGACCGTCAGCTTCAGCACACAAAGCCTCAGCCAGAGCACAGAGGAGAGATCATCCAAGAGCGAAGAGGAAAGTGTGGGCTTTATATTCACCACAGCTCCCCCACTGATCAGTAGCACCAATAATCAGTCTGATGCCCACAAGGAATCAACTGAGGTCTTCATTACCGCCACAGCAGTCACCATTACTGAGAG ATCTGAAAAAACAGAGGAGGATACAAGTACATCAAGTGTCTCTACTAGCAGCCCTCTGCTACTGGCCACCTCAGCTTCCAGGCTCAGTAGCACAACCATTAGGTCCACTCCAGAGTCTCCCACCCAGACAATCATCCCGTCGTTAACCTCCACAACTAGTGCCCCCACCCTGGCTCAGCAGAGCTCTGCAGCCCCTACCACTCCCGTCTCCCACACCGGCCGAGCCCCCTCGTCACCAACCGGGGTTGCCAAGCCCACCGACATCACCACCTCGAAGCTGGAAACGAGCACGGGGACTTTAGGCCTCACCACGCCGACCCAAAGCCGACATACTGCTGCTCCTTCCACCCACAGCAGCCCAACGAGGAGCACAGAGGCTCTGTACACCACTCACAAACAAACTGAGAGAGTAACCACAGGGGGAGTGACGACAACAACACCCACTCATGTCTTACCCACTAAGGCAGCTCCAACAA CAGGAGACCCTTGTGTGTCAAACCCATGTATGAACGGAGGGACATGCATAAGTTATGAGCTGGGTCAAGTCACTTGCCGGTGTCAACAGGCCTGGACGGGGCCCACTTGCAACCAGG ATATGGATGAGTGTGAGAAGGACCCCTGTCCTGTTGGCTCCAGATGTGTAAACACGAGAGGTTCCTTCAGTTGTGAGTGTCCACTGGGCTTTGACCTTGAGGATGGACGCATGTGCACTAAag TAAAGACCTTTTTGGGAACATTCAGTGTGAACAGAGTTTCACATGACCCTAATATCTTCAACAGCGCCACCCTGCATGAGATCCAGAGGGAGATCATTCAGTTG CTAAACGCCTCCTTGTCCCATCTCAGAGGTTACAGCCGCACCACTCTCCGTAAGAA AGAACACGACGGCGTTCATATAACAGCCATCAACATGTTCTCCAGCTCCTCCGATGTGACCACTGCGGAAGTCTACAACAGTGTCCAGATGTCTCTGAAAAATTGCAGCTCTTCACAGTCTCACTGCCATGTGATGCTTCACCACCGACTCACTTATCATG TGGAGAGTCTTTGTGTGGCCCAGAAAGTTCAGTGCAACCCTGAACGTTCCACCTGCTCTGATGTCAGCGGCAATGCCCAATGCCAATGTCTACCAGGTTATTACAAACACAACCTTGATGACCTGTCCTGCTTAG AATGTGGGGATGGCTACAAGCTGGAAAATGGCACCTGTGTTCC GTGCATGTTTGGATTTGGAGGATTCAACTGTGGAAATT TTTACAAgctgattgcagttgttgtatCGCCTGCGGGGGGCGCCCTGCTCCTTATCCTCATCATTGCGCTCATCGTCACTTGCTGCAA GAGAGACAAGAATGACCTCAACAAGATCATCTTCAAGAGTGGTGACCTGCAGATGTCTCCATACGCAGACTTTTCCAAGAGCAATCGCATCTCCATGGAGTGGGGCCGGGAGACCATCGAAATGCAAGAGAACGGCAGCACCAAGAACTTGCTGCAGATGACTGACATTTACTATTCT CCCGCCTTGCGAAACGCTGATCTGGAGCGAAATGGCTTGTACCCGTTCACAGGTCTACCGGGATCTCGCCACTCATGTATCTACCCTGCCCAGTGGAACCCATCCTTCTTAAGTGACGATTCACGCCGCAGAGACTACTTCTAA